The following are encoded in a window of Desulforegulaceae bacterium genomic DNA:
- a CDS encoding cyclic nucleotide-binding domain-containing protein — translation MKEIILAFKNNEIFKDFNNNELWQLAGEMEKEVYVSGEKLFSAEEKASNIYILVDGHFLIHLPDKRAFTLMNPGDIIGTEPFLDKTHYVTTCTCLSKKGVCGVLTSKTLVNVEKRYASINSRLIRLKDEFLSKTKYFKR, via the coding sequence ATGAAAGAAATAATCTTAGCATTCAAGAATAATGAAATTTTCAAAGACTTTAATAATAATGAACTTTGGCAACTTGCCGGTGAAATGGAAAAGGAGGTTTATGTTTCAGGAGAAAAACTTTTTAGTGCCGAAGAAAAAGCCTCAAATATTTATATTTTAGTTGATGGTCATTTCTTGATTCACCTTCCTGATAAACGAGCTTTTACCCTTATGAATCCTGGAGATATAATTGGAACAGAACCTTTTCTTGATAAAACTCATTATGTGACTACATGCACATGTCTTTCAAAAAAAGGAGTCTGCGGAGTGCTTACAAGTAAAACTCTTGTTAATGTTGAAAAAAGGTATGCTTCAATAAACTCAAGGCTTATACGTTTGAAAGATGAATTTTTATCCAAAACAAAATATTTTAAGAGATAA
- a CDS encoding rubredoxin, translating to MKQWECTVCGYIHEGDEPPETCPVCGVGKSAFTLIEKKEAEKPEQEEKEETSEAKPESSEKLKETKPSSLKEKIDQAILDHHLHPITVHIPNGVIPVAVFLLLIGSLFGNESLITAAYYNISLVFIFMPVVLYTGYIEWINRYRKAMTGIFQAKLVSAAVVATLSCVLALWKSFSADAGGGFYLILHLIMLASAGIAGHIGGKFVFKN from the coding sequence ATGAAACAATGGGAATGTACTGTTTGCGGTTATATTCACGAAGGTGATGAACCCCCGGAGACCTGTCCTGTTTGCGGCGTTGGTAAATCTGCCTTTACCTTAATAGAAAAAAAAGAGGCGGAAAAACCAGAGCAGGAAGAAAAAGAAGAAACATCTGAGGCAAAACCAGAATCTTCTGAAAAATTAAAAGAAACAAAACCTTCATCTTTAAAAGAAAAAATCGACCAGGCAATCCTTGATCACCATCTTCACCCAATTACTGTTCATATCCCAAATGGTGTGATTCCTGTGGCTGTATTTCTTCTTTTAATAGGCTCTCTCTTTGGGAATGAATCTCTAATTACTGCAGCATACTACAATATCAGCCTGGTTTTTATTTTTATGCCTGTGGTTTTGTACACCGGTTATATTGAATGGATAAACAGATACAGAAAAGCAATGACAGGAATTTTTCAGGCAAAACTTGTAAGTGCTGCTGTGGTTGCCACTTTATCCTGTGTTCTTGCTTTATGGAAAAGTTTTTCTGCTGATGCCGGAGGAGGTTTTTATCTGATTTTGCATCTAATTATGCTTGCCTCAGCAGGTATAGCTGGTCACATTGGCGGAAAGTTTGTTTTCAAAAATTAA
- a CDS encoding YkgJ family cysteine cluster protein, which translates to MDFTKYFKAYEELAKSVDKAFKKVADDFPKEVNCKPGCSDCCYALFDLTLIESLYINKKFREIYTDDVKRHEIINRAVKADREIHRLKKKAFDEQKQGVSDIEIIGMMAMERVRCPLLNENNQCDLYDFRPLNCRAYGVPTETGGTSHICGRTGFVQGEKYPAIKMDKLYEFLYQISNELVKNMNTKFTRMGDMLIPLSMAIMTDFDDNYLGIEDSKEIEL; encoded by the coding sequence TTGGATTTTACAAAATATTTTAAAGCTTATGAAGAACTTGCCAAATCTGTTGATAAAGCGTTTAAAAAAGTTGCTGATGATTTCCCAAAAGAGGTAAATTGCAAGCCCGGCTGTTCAGACTGCTGCTATGCGTTGTTCGATTTAACTTTGATTGAAAGTTTATATATTAATAAAAAATTCAGAGAAATCTATACTGACGATGTTAAAAGACATGAAATCATTAACAGAGCTGTAAAAGCAGACAGAGAAATTCACAGGTTAAAGAAAAAAGCTTTTGATGAACAAAAGCAAGGAGTTTCTGATATTGAAATAATAGGTATGATGGCAATGGAAAGAGTCAGGTGTCCTCTTTTAAATGAAAACAATCAATGTGATCTTTATGATTTTAGACCCCTTAACTGCAGAGCTTATGGAGTTCCTACAGAAACAGGAGGAACAAGCCATATTTGCGGAAGAACGGGTTTTGTTCAGGGTGAAAAATATCCAGCCATAAAAATGGACAAGCTTTATGAATTTCTTTATCAGATATCCAATGAGCTGGTAAAAAATATGAATACAAAGTTTACCAGGATGGGAGATATGCTGATACCTCTTTCCATGGCTATTATGACAGATTTTGATGATAATTATCTTGGAATAGAAGATTCGAAAGAAATAGAATTATAA
- the mnmE gene encoding tRNA uridine-5-carboxymethylaminomethyl(34) synthesis GTPase MnmE: MINSFSNNNTIAAISTPPGNGGIGIIRVSGFNAFDIGLSLFKRKADKKFLSLKMEALKYRYLYHGFIIDPHLEFVIDEVLIVFMKSPYSYTREDIVEIHSHSGKFVLDKILSLVLNSGSEPAAPGEFTKRAFLNGRIDLTKAESVMDIINSSSEASHRIAASLSSGELKEKIIEARNKLIDIEANIIAFVDFPDDIDEYFDHSLFLKTINEIKKEIGSLILNYDNCHQVRDGYKITIAGPPNAGKSSLLNKLISKERAIVTSIPGTTRDIIEEALNLDGFPLVLSDTAGIRETDNEIEKIGVLKSRELLEKSDLIIFLIDGSEPFYPETDKLFQEIKNYPFILVVNKIDLFGKDVSRGTFLTEKNQPLYISAKENKGIDELKNKIVHYFGKNFTSSDSYLVPNKRQYSVLKKLNSKVSLISSSVNDNYDIELISYDLKTCIDLCSEIIGELVSPDILDRVFSNFCIGK, from the coding sequence ATGATAAATTCATTTTCAAATAACAATACAATAGCAGCTATATCAACTCCGCCGGGAAACGGTGGGATTGGTATAATAAGAGTTTCAGGTTTTAATGCTTTTGATATTGGCCTTTCTTTATTTAAAAGAAAAGCCGATAAAAAGTTTTTATCTCTTAAAATGGAAGCTCTTAAATACAGATATCTTTACCATGGTTTTATAATAGATCCTCATTTAGAATTTGTTATTGATGAGGTTTTGATTGTTTTTATGAAATCACCCTATTCATATACCAGGGAAGATATTGTTGAAATTCATTCCCATTCAGGAAAATTTGTTCTTGATAAAATTTTATCTCTTGTTTTAAATTCAGGATCTGAGCCTGCTGCTCCTGGTGAGTTTACTAAACGAGCTTTTTTAAATGGGAGGATAGATCTTACCAAAGCTGAATCTGTAATGGATATAATTAATTCTTCAAGCGAAGCTTCCCATAGAATTGCAGCCAGCCTTTCCAGTGGAGAATTAAAAGAAAAAATAATTGAAGCAAGAAATAAATTAATAGATATAGAAGCAAATATTATAGCTTTTGTGGATTTTCCAGATGATATAGATGAATATTTTGATCATTCTCTTTTTTTAAAAACTATAAACGAAATAAAAAAAGAGATAGGATCTCTAATTTTAAATTATGATAATTGTCATCAGGTAAGAGATGGGTATAAAATTACAATTGCAGGTCCTCCAAATGCGGGAAAATCAAGCCTTTTAAATAAACTTATTTCAAAGGAAAGAGCTATAGTTACATCAATTCCGGGAACAACAAGGGATATAATTGAAGAGGCTTTAAATTTGGATGGGTTTCCTTTAGTTTTATCAGATACTGCCGGGATAAGAGAAACTGATAATGAAATTGAAAAAATAGGGGTTTTAAAATCAAGAGAGCTTCTAGAAAAATCAGATTTAATTATTTTTTTGATTGACGGGTCTGAGCCATTTTATCCTGAAACAGATAAGTTGTTTCAAGAAATTAAGAATTACCCTTTTATTCTTGTTGTAAATAAAATAGATCTTTTTGGCAAAGATGTTTCACGTGGAACATTTTTAACTGAAAAAAATCAGCCATTGTATATCTCCGCAAAAGAAAACAAAGGAATTGATGAACTTAAAAATAAAATAGTTCATTATTTTGGAAAAAATTTTACTTCCTCTGATTCATATCTTGTTCCAAATAAAAGGCAATATTCAGTTTTAAAGAAATTGAATTCTAAGGTCAGTTTAATATCTTCTTCTGTCAATGATAATTATGATATCGAACTGATTTCTTATGATTTAAAAACCTGTATTGATTTATGTTCAGAAATCATAGGTGAACTTGTTTCTCCCGATATATTGGATCGAGTTTTTAGCAATTTTTGCATAGGAAAATAA
- the jag gene encoding RNA-binding cell elongation regulator Jag/EloR → MAIHKEYEGKDVESAIEAALKDLSVSADKLDYEVVEYGNKGLLFGLIGVKKAKIRIKVSSDKSEENISSLVDEAFSSGKPKEKKKPYFPKPDKKAKEEIKKDETKIVHEISSEKSAIEKEKTIVKSEEIKEVFVSSKEDKNDSFPLEISEDAVEKGREALEKILILLSDSFEISPEIRENEVLYNLKAENPGVIIGKKGQNLEAMQFIIDKIVNKISEGRVRVLIDIEDYLERRKQNLYSIALRYADKVKKTGKPATIGQLSAYERRFIHIALRDDRRVRTQSMGEGYYRKLVVFPSRRPKGKPRTSKNR, encoded by the coding sequence ATGGCTATTCATAAGGAATATGAAGGCAAAGATGTTGAATCAGCAATCGAAGCAGCTTTAAAAGATCTTAGTGTTTCAGCAGATAAGTTGGATTATGAAGTTGTTGAGTACGGAAATAAAGGTTTACTATTTGGTTTGATAGGAGTTAAAAAAGCGAAAATAAGAATTAAAGTTTCTTCTGATAAATCAGAAGAAAACATCTCTTCTCTTGTGGATGAAGCTTTTTCATCGGGCAAACCTAAAGAAAAAAAGAAACCATATTTTCCAAAACCTGATAAAAAGGCAAAGGAAGAAATTAAAAAGGACGAAACTAAAATTGTCCATGAAATTTCATCTGAAAAATCTGCAATTGAAAAAGAAAAAACAATAGTAAAATCAGAAGAAATTAAAGAGGTTTTTGTTAGTTCCAAAGAAGATAAAAACGACTCTTTTCCCTTGGAAATATCTGAAGATGCCGTAGAAAAAGGAAGAGAAGCTCTGGAAAAAATTCTTATTTTACTAAGTGATAGTTTTGAAATTTCTCCGGAAATAAGAGAAAATGAAGTATTATATAATTTAAAAGCAGAAAATCCCGGTGTTATTATTGGTAAAAAAGGGCAAAATCTTGAAGCGATGCAATTTATTATAGACAAGATTGTAAATAAAATATCTGAAGGCAGAGTAAGAGTTCTTATTGATATTGAAGATTATCTTGAGAGAAGAAAGCAAAATCTTTATTCAATTGCTCTAAGGTATGCAGATAAGGTTAAAAAAACAGGAAAGCCTGCCACCATAGGTCAATTGTCAGCCTATGAAAGAAGATTTATTCATATAGCTTTAAGAGACGATAGACGTGTAAGAACCCAGAGTATGGGCGAAGGTTATTATAGAAAACTCGTGGTTTTTCCATCTAGAAGACCAAAGGGTAAACCACGTACTTCCAAAAACAGATAA
- the yidC gene encoding membrane protein insertase YidC, translating to MEQLRLLIAVVLSFIVFFGWNYFYTKNHLPSENTAFLENNTTQDNIDNKVNENKFYNIKDNLGAEETKNIIRSLPVDEKKYVIETDNYIAELSSVGAKLTSLRLKNYKEINGESSNFKEMIDNDFLSGSFFTELKSGTGLDLKKSNFYSKQNPGEIHFSSNKLDLVFEYQTESGFTIRKKYVFYKDSYLFDCEIDLINNTGYPFSNQLIVSINSEKPEARQIGFVGPSVYRNNNLDHIKIKKLDEEGNFNSKIEWGALESIYFITAVIPDFDESIICDFSILKDKYSGSKKEYIKADFISNPFSLQNGEKKIFKYHFYSGPKRMDILKSAGFKLEKSVDFGFFDAISKPCLWVLNYIYKVIPNYGVSIIMLTLLVKIIFWPLGTKSAKSMEQMKKIQPLMKEIREKYQNDKQRMNQEVMSLYKTYKVNPLSGCLPILVQIPIFFGLYRMLFSAIELRHAPFMLWIQDLSAPDRLFDLNFAIPFMKEPYGLPLLTIVMGASMFLQQKMTPTGGDPTQAKIMLFMPIFITVIFVNLPAGLVLYMLVNNLFTMGQQYYVSRFLSK from the coding sequence ATGGAACAGCTTCGTCTTTTAATCGCTGTAGTTTTATCTTTTATTGTTTTTTTCGGATGGAATTATTTTTATACTAAAAATCATCTTCCTTCAGAAAATACAGCGTTTCTAGAAAACAACACAACCCAAGACAATATTGATAATAAAGTAAATGAAAATAAATTTTATAATATAAAAGACAACTTAGGTGCTGAAGAAACAAAGAATATAATAAGAAGTCTTCCTGTTGATGAAAAAAAATATGTCATTGAAACAGATAATTACATTGCAGAATTATCAAGTGTTGGAGCAAAGCTCACGAGCTTAAGGCTTAAAAATTATAAAGAAATTAATGGAGAAAGTTCTAATTTCAAGGAAATGATAGATAATGATTTTCTTTCAGGTAGTTTTTTTACTGAACTTAAATCAGGAACAGGATTAGATTTAAAAAAATCCAATTTTTATTCAAAGCAAAATCCCGGGGAAATACATTTTTCTTCAAATAAACTAGACTTAGTTTTTGAATATCAGACAGAATCAGGTTTTACGATAAGAAAAAAATATGTATTTTATAAAGATTCTTATCTTTTTGATTGTGAAATAGATTTAATAAATAATACAGGCTATCCTTTTTCAAACCAGCTTATTGTTTCAATTAACTCTGAAAAGCCTGAGGCAAGGCAGATAGGGTTTGTTGGGCCTTCTGTTTACAGAAATAACAATCTTGATCATATAAAAATCAAAAAACTTGACGAAGAAGGTAATTTTAATTCAAAAATTGAATGGGGAGCTTTGGAGTCTATTTATTTCATAACAGCAGTTATTCCTGATTTTGATGAAAGTATAATTTGTGATTTTTCAATTCTTAAAGATAAATACTCTGGTTCTAAAAAAGAATATATAAAAGCTGATTTTATTTCAAACCCTTTCAGTCTTCAGAATGGAGAGAAAAAAATATTTAAATATCATTTTTATTCTGGGCCGAAAAGAATGGATATTTTAAAATCTGCCGGTTTTAAACTGGAAAAATCAGTTGATTTTGGTTTTTTTGACGCAATTTCCAAGCCTTGTTTATGGGTTTTAAATTATATTTATAAGGTTATTCCAAACTATGGGGTTTCCATAATTATGCTTACCCTTCTTGTTAAGATAATCTTTTGGCCTCTTGGAACCAAAAGTGCAAAATCAATGGAGCAAATGAAAAAAATCCAACCTCTTATGAAGGAAATAAGAGAGAAATATCAAAACGATAAACAAAGAATGAACCAGGAAGTTATGAGTTTATATAAAACTTATAAAGTAAATCCCCTTAGCGGCTGTTTGCCTATTCTGGTTCAGATTCCTATATTTTTTGGGCTTTACAGAATGTTGTTCAGTGCTATTGAGTTAAGACATGCGCCTTTTATGCTGTGGATTCAGGATTTGTCAGCCCCTGACAGATTATTTGATTTAAATTTTGCCATCCCTTTTATGAAGGAGCCTTATGGATTACCTCTCCTTACCATTGTAATGGGTGCATCAATGTTTTTACAGCAGAAAATGACACCTACCGGGGGAGATCCCACCCAGGCTAAAATAATGCTTTTTATGCCGATTTTTATAACTGTGATTTTTGTTAATCTCCCTGCAGGGCTTGTTCTTTATATGCTTGTTAACAATCTTTTCACAATGGGGCAGCAATATTATGTATCCCGTTTCCTTTCTAAATGA
- the yidD gene encoding membrane protein insertion efficiency factor YidD: protein MIKKVFLFLIRFYQLAISPYLGDNCRFCPSCSAYSYQAIEKYGILKGLFLSLKRILKCNPFHPGGYDPLL, encoded by the coding sequence ATGATTAAGAAAGTTTTTCTTTTTCTGATACGTTTTTACCAGTTGGCAATCTCTCCTTACTTAGGGGACAATTGCAGGTTTTGTCCAAGCTGCTCTGCCTATTCATATCAGGCTATAGAAAAATACGGAATATTGAAGGGTTTGTTTTTGTCTTTAAAACGAATACTGAAATGCAATCCTTTTCATCCAGGAGGGTATGATCCTCTTTTATAA
- the rnpA gene encoding ribonuclease P protein component, giving the protein MAEYKFDKSRRLLKRQEFLKLANIGSVSHSKHFIGVYGKKDKKSDLGRIGITVSKKVGNSVERNRIKRLVREYWRLNQHSLQSIPDINIIAKKSASFKDSKEIFKSLFILFKKTGKLKND; this is encoded by the coding sequence TTGGCAGAATATAAATTTGACAAATCCCGGCGTCTTTTAAAAAGACAAGAGTTTTTGAAACTTGCAAATATTGGAAGTGTCAGTCATTCCAAACACTTTATCGGTGTTTATGGAAAAAAAGACAAAAAATCTGATTTAGGCAGGATAGGTATTACTGTGTCTAAAAAAGTAGGTAATTCTGTTGAGAGAAACAGAATAAAACGTCTTGTCAGGGAATATTGGAGGCTTAATCAACACTCATTGCAATCTATTCCAGATATAAATATAATAGCCAAGAAAAGTGCTTCTTTCAAGGATTCCAAAGAAATATTCAAATCTCTTTTTATTCTTTTTAAAAAAACAGGTAAACTTAAAAATGATTAA
- the rpmH gene encoding 50S ribosomal protein L34 has protein sequence MKRTFQPSKIKRVRRHGFRRRMSTVGGRAIIRRRRSKGRRKLSA, from the coding sequence ATGAAACGTACATTTCAGCCCAGCAAAATTAAAAGAGTAAGAAGACATGGATTTAGACGTAGAATGTCTACAGTCGGTGGAAGGGCTATTATAAGAAGAAGAAGATCTAAAGGTCGTAGAAAACTATCAGCCTAA
- a CDS encoding Rne/Rng family ribonuclease produces MEKELIINASLHETRVALLENGVLSELFIERGIDENIVGSIYKGKIQRVLPGMQAAFVEVGLDKAAFLYVDDVVQTDNLNLESEDFLEKFSGDLTDETEDSSGYGVSGHEEKSFQIQSVLSEGQEIVVQVSKGPMGTKGARVTTHISIPGRYLVLMPTINHIGISRRIGEPSERERLKKIIESERINNYGFILRTAAEGIEEESIIREMKFLEKLWKSVVEKNKTKSAPVCLHRDLSVTLRAVRDLLTHEVNKVVIDIKDGYKAVKSFLKKHMVDFPVKVELFQGKEPIFDAYNIEIDIQRALKKKVWLKSGGYIIIEHTEALVAIDVNTGRYVGKHNFEQTILKTNLEAVKEIAYQVRLRNLCGIIIVDFIDMEEIENQERVFRALKEALKKDKTKTYIVPMTELGLIQMTRKRERKSLNSTLCQDCQYCEGRGFLNSGKTICYNIVRDVKRKSVDMTGESFTIRCNPEIASLLHGEEAKILQIIEDFTDKPVVVYPVSNYFREQFDIIENLRKPESY; encoded by the coding sequence ATGGAAAAAGAGCTTATTATTAATGCATCTTTGCATGAAACAAGAGTAGCTCTTCTTGAAAACGGTGTTTTATCAGAACTTTTTATTGAAAGGGGGATTGACGAAAACATTGTCGGAAGTATCTACAAGGGTAAGATACAAAGAGTGCTTCCAGGAATGCAGGCGGCTTTTGTTGAAGTAGGACTTGATAAAGCTGCATTTCTTTATGTGGATGATGTTGTCCAGACAGATAACTTAAACTTGGAAAGTGAAGATTTTTTAGAAAAATTCAGTGGTGACTTAACAGATGAAACTGAAGACTCTAGTGGTTATGGTGTTTCAGGTCATGAAGAAAAAAGTTTTCAAATTCAGTCTGTATTAAGTGAAGGCCAGGAAATTGTTGTTCAGGTATCCAAAGGTCCTATGGGAACCAAGGGAGCCAGAGTTACAACTCATATTTCAATACCAGGACGTTATCTAGTACTCATGCCCACTATAAATCACATAGGTATTTCAAGAAGAATAGGAGAGCCTTCTGAAAGGGAAAGGCTTAAAAAAATTATTGAATCAGAAAGAATTAATAATTATGGATTTATTTTAAGAACAGCAGCTGAAGGTATAGAGGAAGAATCCATTATAAGGGAAATGAAATTTCTTGAAAAATTATGGAAATCCGTTGTTGAAAAAAATAAAACAAAATCTGCTCCTGTATGTCTTCACCGAGATCTTTCAGTAACTTTAAGAGCAGTAAGAGATCTTCTTACCCACGAAGTAAACAAAGTTGTTATTGATATAAAAGACGGTTATAAAGCTGTAAAAAGTTTTTTAAAAAAGCATATGGTGGATTTTCCTGTAAAAGTTGAACTCTTTCAAGGAAAAGAGCCTATTTTTGATGCCTATAATATTGAAATTGATATCCAAAGAGCATTAAAAAAAAAAGTATGGCTTAAATCAGGTGGATATATAATAATTGAGCATACCGAAGCTTTAGTTGCAATTGATGTTAATACCGGAAGATATGTAGGAAAACATAATTTTGAACAAACAATTCTTAAAACAAATCTTGAAGCTGTTAAAGAAATTGCATACCAGGTAAGGCTTAGAAATCTTTGCGGAATAATAATTGTAGATTTTATTGATATGGAAGAAATAGAAAACCAGGAAAGGGTTTTCAGAGCTTTAAAAGAAGCTTTGAAAAAAGATAAAACAAAAACATATATTGTTCCAATGACAGAACTTGGACTTATTCAGATGACAAGGAAAAGAGAGAGAAAGTCTCTTAATTCTACTCTTTGTCAAGATTGTCAATATTGTGAGGGAAGAGGATTTTTAAATTCAGGAAAAACAATATGTTATAATATTGTAAGGGATGTGAAAAGAAAATCTGTGGATATGACAGGAGAATCTTTTACAATAAGATGCAATCCTGAAATAGCATCACTTCTCCATGGAGAGGAAGCTAAGATTCTTCAGATTATAGAAGATTTTACAGATAAGCCTGTTGTTGTTTATCCTGTTTCTAATTATTTCAGAGAGCAATTTGATATAATAGAAAATTTGAGAAAACCTGAATCTTATTAG
- a CDS encoding TIGR03960 family B12-binding radical SAM protein — MRYNNFYLNVKNPGTYLGNEVNAVKKNEEEILLNFALAFPDLYEIGSSHFGIQILYDILNSHKDIYAQRVFVPSPDMKEHLKKNKISIGGLETKKPLKDFDIIGFSLLYELNYTGILEILDLGDIPFYSSQRDESFPFVIAGGPCMVNPEPVADFFDFIFIGDGEEAILEVSEKIIEWKQIKSRKKSDLLYSIKDIQGVYVPLFFEDTKKENLFLESKFFDYRKVEKRKIKDLEDAPFPVSPIIPYGKPVHDRLRLEISRGCTRGCRFCQAGMIYRPVRERSVKKLLEIAEKSIKNTGYEDLSLLSLSTGDYTCFPELLLFLMKRYMKEARSVSLPSIRAGRLTKDLMEEIQKVRKTGFTIAPEAGSQRLRDVINKDLSEEEIVNTVKSAFDMGWKIIKLYFMTGLPSETKDDLDELVELVKKLKFLPEAKNCKINVSFTTFIPKPHTPFQWEKLLSREESLENFLYLKNNLKKIKGVNLKWQDPEHSRLEGLFSRGDRTLAPLIVKAYESGCHLDGWSEHFDYNKWIAAVESLGIDIDFYTGKRDEDSSLPWDKIDTGVTKEYLLKELYNSKNTIVTQDCRISECNQCGVCDFKNIYPKVFDKPGISHDFYKNVHLEQTDKNKILKLKVLFEKLGNAAYFGHLEIVGIFQRAFDRSKMKFDFSKGFHPKPKMTFKDALPLGMESYGELMTVDCYDMDIESLFLNLNKTLPQGLLIKNIEKVEKKYKFYPHSLSVYEVNLRNADIYSDKIKEFNLLNSFEITLLKKKKPRNYDLKKWFEQVKIVDTGKIKMKILSENGKTLRPDIFLNHFLNLDKEKIRNLKIYKIKEMDKV; from the coding sequence ATGAGATATAATAATTTTTACCTAAATGTAAAAAATCCCGGAACCTATCTTGGAAATGAAGTAAATGCGGTAAAAAAAAATGAAGAAGAAATACTTTTAAATTTTGCACTGGCTTTTCCTGATCTTTATGAGATTGGGTCTTCCCATTTTGGAATTCAAATTTTATACGATATTCTTAATAGTCATAAAGATATTTATGCTCAAAGGGTTTTTGTTCCATCTCCGGACATGAAAGAGCACCTTAAAAAAAATAAAATATCCATAGGCGGCCTTGAAACAAAAAAACCTTTAAAAGATTTTGATATTATTGGTTTTTCTCTTTTATATGAGCTCAATTATACAGGAATTCTTGAAATTTTGGATTTGGGTGATATTCCTTTTTACTCATCTCAAAGGGATGAAAGTTTTCCTTTTGTAATTGCAGGCGGCCCATGCATGGTAAATCCTGAGCCTGTGGCAGATTTCTTTGATTTTATTTTTATTGGAGATGGAGAAGAGGCAATTCTTGAAGTATCTGAAAAAATTATAGAATGGAAACAAATAAAAAGTAGAAAAAAATCAGATCTTTTATACTCAATAAAAGATATTCAAGGTGTTTATGTGCCTTTATTTTTTGAAGATACTAAAAAAGAAAATCTTTTTTTAGAAAGTAAGTTTTTTGATTATAGAAAAGTTGAAAAAAGAAAAATAAAAGATCTTGAAGACGCTCCGTTTCCTGTCTCACCGATTATACCTTATGGAAAACCTGTTCACGATAGACTCAGGCTTGAAATTTCCAGGGGATGCACCAGAGGATGTCGATTCTGTCAGGCAGGAATGATTTACAGGCCTGTAAGGGAAAGAAGTGTTAAAAAACTTTTGGAGATTGCTGAAAAATCAATAAAAAATACAGGTTATGAAGATTTGTCCCTTCTTTCTTTAAGCACTGGTGATTATACTTGTTTTCCTGAACTTTTATTATTTCTGATGAAAAGATATATGAAAGAGGCAAGATCTGTTTCTCTTCCATCAATACGAGCAGGAAGACTAACAAAAGATTTGATGGAAGAAATTCAAAAGGTAAGAAAAACAGGGTTTACCATAGCTCCTGAAGCAGGTTCTCAGAGATTAAGAGATGTTATCAACAAAGATTTAAGTGAAGAAGAAATAGTGAATACTGTAAAAAGTGCCTTTGATATGGGATGGAAAATTATAAAACTTTATTTCATGACAGGGCTCCCTTCTGAAACAAAAGATGATCTTGATGAACTTGTTGAGTTGGTTAAAAAACTAAAATTTCTTCCCGAAGCAAAAAATTGTAAAATAAATGTAAGTTTTACAACATTTATCCCAAAACCTCATACACCTTTTCAATGGGAAAAACTTTTAAGCCGTGAAGAGTCCCTGGAAAATTTTTTATATCTCAAAAATAACCTTAAAAAAATCAAGGGTGTTAATTTAAAATGGCAGGATCCTGAACATTCAAGGCTTGAAGGTCTTTTTTCAAGGGGAGACAGAACCCTTGCTCCATTGATAGTAAAGGCTTATGAATCTGGGTGTCATCTGGATGGATGGTCTGAGCACTTTGATTATAATAAATGGATTGCTGCTGTTGAAAGTCTTGGAATTGATATTGATTTTTATACAGGTAAAAGAGATGAAGATTCAAGTCTTCCCTGGGATAAAATAGATACAGGGGTAACAAAAGAATATCTTTTAAAAGAATTGTACAATTCAAAAAATACTATTGTCACCCAGGACTGTAGAATCAGTGAATGCAACCAATGCGGGGTATGTGATTTTAAAAATATTTACCCAAAAGTTTTTGACAAGCCAGGAATTTCCCATGATTTTTATAAAAACGTTCATTTAGAACAAACTGATAAAAATAAAATTTTAAAGTTAAAAGTTTTGTTTGAAAAACTTGGAAATGCTGCTTACTTTGGTCATTTGGAAATTGTTGGAATTTTCCAGCGTGCTTTTGACAGATCCAAAATGAAGTTTGATTTTTCCAAAGGATTTCATCCTAAACCGAAAATGACCTTCAAAGATGCCCTGCCCCTTGGAATGGAAAGCTATGGCGAATTAATGACTGTGGATTGTTATGATATGGATATTGAAAGCCTGTTTCTAAATCTTAACAAAACTCTTCCCCAGGGTCTTTTAATTAAAAATATTGAAAAAGTGGAAAAAAAATATAAATTTTATCCACATTCCTTATCTGTTTATGAAGTCAATTTAAGAAATGCTGATATTTATTCAGATAAGATAAAAGAATTTAATTTGTTAAATTCTTTTGAAATAACTCTTTTGAAAAAGAAAAAACCAAGAAATTATGATTTGAAAAAATGGTTTGAACAAGTAAAAATAGTAGATACAGGTAAAATTAAAATGAAAATTTTATCTGAAAATGGTAAGACACTGCGACCTGATATTTTTTTAAATCATTTTTTGAATTTAGACAAAGAAAAAATAAGAAATTTAAAAATATACAAAATTAAAGAAATGGATAAAGTTTAA